A section of the Deltaproteobacteria bacterium genome encodes:
- a CDS encoding STAS-like domain-containing protein translates to METISYTILLTNNTSSANYKIMAHFNQQQTTITPWDNLADSDLKSFFRNWQWLNRPMRQTTIDFKKTNFLAPWAITLFATYTLWLKKTLHKNITIDINLNSSSGGYLIRTGFCDLLEVPYQQEQIDAHIADKTAKLKLISNSSEIYPAVQELMRLLEIGDTEIEGAIRYVLIELLRNVVQHSQSSIGGICMGQYYPNTGLVELVVADIGVGIQKTLHSKYPEIDNDLKAIKFAPQPHISGTFPKAAYSSMSENAGLGLFFIKEIVTRSGGGFFLGSGSALVNIWGTESADPYKEYTIADKNGWAGTFAVIQFKRNSILEFEAVLSTCRELAAKSRNLPEKYLIDFIEGIPAIPGLTIIPVAEFEEDVERASKIRDTTIFPALSERKIVVLDFTGIKFATQSFVHALIYKILRDNPEATTGLSIANCTTSTRESILTVAAYATTKPKS, encoded by the coding sequence TTGGAAACAATCTCCTACACCATTTTATTGACAAACAATACTAGTTCTGCAAACTATAAAATTATGGCCCACTTCAACCAACAACAAACAACAATAACTCCTTGGGATAACTTGGCAGATAGTGACTTGAAATCATTTTTTCGTAACTGGCAATGGCTAAATAGGCCCATGCGGCAAACTACTATAGATTTTAAAAAAACAAACTTCTTAGCACCATGGGCAATTACATTATTTGCCACCTACACACTATGGCTCAAAAAAACTTTGCACAAAAATATCACGATCGACATTAATTTAAACTCATCTTCTGGTGGCTATCTTATCCGCACAGGTTTTTGCGATCTATTAGAAGTACCATACCAACAGGAGCAAATAGATGCCCACATTGCCGACAAAACAGCAAAACTCAAATTAATTTCTAACAGCTCAGAAATATACCCTGCCGTGCAGGAATTAATGCGCCTACTTGAAATCGGCGATACAGAAATAGAAGGCGCAATTAGATATGTCCTAATCGAACTACTTAGAAATGTAGTACAACACTCGCAAAGCTCTATTGGTGGAATATGTATGGGGCAATACTATCCCAATACCGGGCTGGTTGAACTTGTTGTTGCTGACATAGGCGTGGGAATACAAAAGACCCTTCATAGCAAATATCCCGAGATTGATAATGATTTAAAAGCAATAAAATTTGCTCCTCAACCACACATTTCCGGTACATTTCCCAAAGCTGCGTATTCATCTATGAGTGAAAATGCCGGATTAGGACTTTTTTTCATAAAAGAAATCGTGACTCGTTCTGGCGGAGGATTTTTTCTGGGGTCGGGAAGTGCACTTGTTAATATATGGGGAACCGAATCGGCAGACCCTTACAAAGAGTATACTATTGCTGACAAGAACGGTTGGGCTGGCACCTTCGCTGTAATACAATTCAAACGAAATAGTATCCTCGAATTCGAAGCAGTTCTTAGTACCTGTAGAGAACTAGCCGCAAAATCTAGGAATTTACCAGAAAAATATTTAATAGACTTTATAGAAGGAATTCCAGCGATACCGGGTCTTACCATTATACCAGTGGCTGAATTCGAAGAAGATGTTGAGCGGGCTTCAAAAATACGCGATACCACTATATTCCCAGCACTCTCAGAAAGAAAAATAGTCGTTCTCGATTTTACAGGAATTAAATTTGCAACCCAATCCTTTGTACATGCGCTTATCTACAAAATATTGCGAGACAACCCTGAAGCAACTACCGGTCTTTCTATAGCAAACTGCACAACCTCGACTCGAGAATCAATTCTTACCGTTGCCGCCTATGCAACAACAAAACCTAAATCATAA
- a CDS encoding ankyrin repeat domain-containing protein has protein sequence MSGFPRHQPELNIIIAVVVIAALVLIPKFCQKYDQDVFNAIKTNDEVSIKHLLDKGLDPAIKDADGYTPLHRASSAGSIYLMPLFLDKGVDVNIKGGGGMTPLHVATYGKQDRAMELLISRGANVNAQDDFGYTALHYAAEYGRMDLVRLLLNKGADKKLRTRAFNQTAAELAAANGFKGIVEILK, from the coding sequence ATGAGCGGATTCCCGAGACATCAGCCTGAGCTTAACATCATAATAGCAGTTGTGGTTATTGCAGCCTTGGTGCTTATTCCAAAGTTCTGCCAAAAGTACGACCAGGATGTTTTCAACGCCATAAAAACCAACGACGAAGTTTCTATCAAGCACCTTCTCGATAAGGGGCTTGACCCGGCCATAAAGGATGCGGATGGGTATACGCCGCTTCACCGCGCCTCCAGTGCGGGCAGCATATACCTCATGCCGCTTTTTCTCGATAAGGGCGTTGATGTGAATATAAAAGGCGGCGGCGGTATGACGCCGCTCCATGTCGCGACGTATGGCAAACAGGACAGGGCCATGGAACTGCTTATCTCGCGCGGCGCGAACGTGAACGCACAGGACGACTTCGGGTACACCGCGCTCCACTACGCAGCCGAGTACGGACGCATGGATCTGGTGCGGCTGCTCCTGAATAAAGGCGCGGATAAGAAACTTCGCACCCGTGCCTTTAACCAGACTGCTGCCGAGCTCGCGGCAGCCAATGGGTTTAAGGGGATAGTGGAGATACTTAAGTAG
- a CDS encoding glycoside hydrolase family 15 protein, with protein sequence MPKDIPVSNGSFLLNFDSDYQIRDVYFPFVGQENHSNGAIFRFGVWADGHLSWMGPEWEKDLRYHEDSLVTDVYLKNESMGLELRCHDVVDVDLNVYIKKIEVVNLYDYDRRVRLFFCHDFHLYGIDIGDTAYFDPRTRSIIHYKKNRYFLINCGTREKWGIDHYACGDKGAPGREGVWKDAEDGELSGNPASWGSADSAIGIWLHLPAKGKADTSYWIAAGTHYEEVAQLNRDVIGNTPDELIKRSSDYWRAWANKAARSFADLPPAVVDIYKRSLLVLRTQIDNKGAIIAANDSDIVRFGRDTYSYMWGRDGAFVAAALAKAGHTHLCMKYFNFCAGIISEEGYLYQHYNPDGSLASNWHSWLHEDKEVLPIQEDSTALILWALWIHYENSNDIEFIRTLYRKLIRKAADFMATHIDAGTGLPIPCYDLWEERFGVHTFTVAAVVAGLRAAAKFARLFQDVSLAEKYEGVAVRIVEGLTRHLYHEGLERYARSGYRREYGYELDEVIDISIAALVFFGVVAPNDPRMTRTMEAIRRQLWLDTLVGGCARYSNDVYQRPDGIPDGITGNPWFISTLWLGEYSIASASNLRELNQAIPYLEWCVKNAQPSGVLAEQVHPLDGSSLSVSPLTWSHSAFVWTVLQYLEKHKSL encoded by the coding sequence ATGCCTAAAGACATCCCGGTAAGCAACGGAAGTTTTCTCCTGAACTTCGACTCCGACTATCAGATCAGAGACGTGTATTTTCCTTTTGTCGGCCAGGAGAACCATTCAAACGGGGCCATTTTCAGATTCGGTGTCTGGGCGGACGGACATTTGTCGTGGATGGGCCCGGAATGGGAAAAGGATCTGAGGTATCATGAGGACAGCCTCGTTACCGATGTATATCTGAAAAACGAGTCCATGGGTCTGGAACTGCGTTGTCATGACGTGGTTGATGTGGACCTGAACGTATATATCAAAAAGATAGAGGTAGTAAATCTATATGATTACGATCGTCGGGTAAGACTCTTTTTTTGTCACGACTTTCATCTTTACGGCATAGATATCGGAGATACCGCCTACTTTGACCCCAGGACACGCTCCATAATACATTACAAGAAAAACCGGTACTTTCTGATCAATTGCGGTACGCGCGAGAAATGGGGCATAGACCACTACGCATGCGGTGACAAAGGGGCGCCTGGAAGAGAGGGAGTGTGGAAGGATGCCGAGGATGGCGAACTCAGCGGCAACCCGGCATCGTGGGGTTCTGCCGATTCCGCGATAGGCATATGGCTGCATCTTCCGGCAAAGGGGAAAGCAGATACATCTTACTGGATAGCGGCAGGAACGCACTATGAGGAGGTGGCTCAACTCAACCGTGACGTGATAGGCAACACACCCGACGAGCTTATCAAACGTTCATCCGATTACTGGAGAGCCTGGGCCAATAAAGCGGCCAGGTCCTTCGCGGATCTCCCGCCGGCAGTTGTCGATATCTATAAACGCAGTCTTCTTGTTTTGAGAACACAGATAGACAATAAGGGTGCGATAATCGCGGCGAATGATTCGGACATAGTGCGCTTCGGGAGAGACACCTATTCGTATATGTGGGGGCGTGACGGGGCTTTTGTAGCCGCCGCGCTGGCAAAAGCCGGACATACGCACCTGTGCATGAAGTATTTCAATTTCTGCGCCGGCATCATTTCCGAGGAAGGTTACCTTTACCAGCATTACAACCCAGACGGCTCGCTGGCCAGCAACTGGCATTCATGGCTGCATGAGGACAAGGAAGTGCTCCCTATACAGGAGGACTCGACCGCCTTGATCCTTTGGGCGCTTTGGATACACTACGAAAATTCAAATGATATTGAATTCATCAGGACGCTTTACAGAAAGCTTATCAGAAAAGCGGCCGACTTTATGGCGACACACATCGATGCCGGGACCGGGTTGCCAATCCCGTGTTATGACTTGTGGGAAGAGCGGTTCGGAGTGCACACGTTTACTGTTGCCGCGGTGGTCGCAGGACTTAGGGCGGCAGCGAAATTCGCGAGACTATTCCAGGATGTTTCTCTGGCTGAAAAGTATGAAGGCGTGGCCGTGCGGATAGTGGAGGGATTGACCAGGCACCTGTACCATGAGGGGCTTGAGAGGTATGCCCGTTCTGGTTACAGAAGAGAATACGGGTACGAGTTGGATGAAGTCATTGATATCAGTATAGCCGCACTGGTCTTTTTCGGAGTAGTGGCTCCGAACGACCCTCGGATGACGAGGACCATGGAGGCGATACGCCGCCAACTGTGGCTCGATACTCTTGTCGGGGGTTGTGCCCGCTACAGTAACGATGTATACCAGCGGCCCGATGGTATACCCGATGGCATTACGGGCAATCCCTGGTTTATCTCCACGCTCTGGCTGGGGGAGTATAGTATCGCCAGCGCCAGTAACCTTCGGGAGCTCAATCAGGCCATACCGTACCTCGAATGGTGCGTGAAGAACGCACAGCCATCTGGCGTGCTTGCCGAACAGGTGCATCCTTTAGACGGTTCTTCTCTTTCAGTTTCCCCTCTTACATGGAGTCACTCAGCGTTCGTATGGACCGTATTGCAGTATCTGGAAAAACATAAGTCGTTATAG
- a CDS encoding glycosyltransferase → MIAKGGNARPVVLHVATVNHSIRANLGYAPIETVIYNIDKGLTALGHRSIVACSGDSSVAGEQYTTVKHSIGDYCSDKTPAYLSIIDKHMSSAIFRAMMGDIDIIHMHDADAVERMYDHAFDLNIPIIKTLHVSAKAGLFHRAYQRWCKPLSQPLVYCAAISEYQKKQYGSLLYDSTVVHHGVAVDEFPVKDSPKKDSYLFTIGRITSDKGQNRAIEVARRTGAKLIIAGCVQNKAADRKFFASIKDSLDLVVEAGKVLPDKDYYDRVMKPLLDSDSQIVYIGELGSEHAKLWYHHARATLFPIQWGEPFGLVLIESMACGTPVIAFNKGSVPEIIVDGKTGFVVDTMDEMVGAVARVNEVDPRECRRRVETMFSITRMAGKYSALYQRAIREHESVVRMQPSLSKRILSAGISNAQIPEDTRCLKTSR, encoded by the coding sequence ATGATAGCAAAAGGTGGTAATGCAAGACCTGTAGTTTTGCACGTAGCAACGGTCAACCATTCGATAAGAGCAAACCTCGGTTACGCTCCGATAGAAACCGTCATCTATAACATAGACAAAGGGCTTACAGCGCTGGGGCACAGGTCTATTGTCGCCTGCTCGGGAGATTCCAGTGTCGCCGGGGAACAGTACACGACAGTAAAACATAGCATCGGTGATTATTGCAGCGACAAAACACCCGCCTACCTCAGTATCATTGATAAACATATGTCAAGTGCGATATTCAGAGCGATGATGGGGGATATCGATATTATTCATATGCATGACGCGGACGCGGTCGAACGAATGTATGACCACGCATTCGACCTGAATATCCCGATTATCAAGACATTGCACGTATCCGCGAAGGCCGGCTTGTTTCACAGAGCGTACCAGCGCTGGTGCAAGCCCCTGTCGCAGCCCCTGGTCTACTGCGCCGCGATAAGCGAATACCAGAAGAAACAGTACGGCTCTTTACTTTACGATTCCACGGTGGTCCATCATGGAGTCGCTGTTGACGAGTTTCCTGTCAAGGATTCGCCTAAGAAAGACAGCTACCTGTTTACCATCGGCAGGATAACCTCTGACAAGGGGCAGAATAGAGCCATAGAGGTTGCCAGAAGAACAGGCGCCAAGCTTATTATTGCAGGATGTGTTCAGAACAAGGCCGCAGACAGAAAGTTTTTTGCCAGCATCAAGGATTCCTTGGACCTGGTTGTTGAAGCCGGCAAAGTTTTGCCGGATAAAGACTACTATGACAGGGTAATGAAACCCCTGCTGGACAGCGATAGTCAGATTGTCTACATAGGAGAGCTCGGTAGCGAACACGCGAAACTTTGGTATCATCATGCGCGCGCCACCTTATTTCCGATACAGTGGGGAGAGCCGTTCGGTCTTGTGTTGATAGAGTCCATGGCGTGCGGCACACCGGTCATTGCATTTAATAAAGGTTCTGTTCCTGAAATAATTGTGGATGGAAAGACAGGTTTCGTGGTGGACACGATGGATGAGATGGTCGGAGCCGTTGCGCGCGTCAACGAAGTGGACCCGCGAGAATGCCGGAGACGCGTAGAAACTATGTTTTCGATCACGAGGATGGCCGGCAAATATTCGGCTCTGTACCAACGAGCAATCCGCGAACATGAAAGTGTCGTACGGATGCAGCCGTCGTTGAGTAAAAGAATCTTGAGCGCCGGTATATCAAATGCGCAGATACCTGAGGATACAAGATGCCTAAAGACATCCCGGTAA
- a CDS encoding cytochrome c oxidase assembly factor 1 family protein, producing the protein MIFAVVFAGEAIFLLWYFPGTKSYNVARDFILSSDKVKEELGEINRVSPRIAAYQYHGPGDGATFSFSLVVHGSKNKGKVYFILVQQSDIWNVSDAVLLSDGGNEIVLKAEETHESCSEGL; encoded by the coding sequence TTGATTTTCGCAGTTGTTTTCGCGGGGGAGGCGATATTTTTACTTTGGTATTTCCCTGGAACAAAGTCATATAATGTTGCGAGGGATTTTATTTTGTCGTCGGATAAGGTTAAAGAAGAATTGGGCGAGATAAACCGGGTAAGTCCGCGCATTGCGGCTTATCAGTATCACGGGCCGGGAGATGGTGCTACTTTTTCTTTTTCCCTGGTCGTGCATGGTTCTAAAAATAAAGGGAAGGTTTATTTTATACTGGTTCAACAAAGCGATATTTGGAATGTCAGCGACGCAGTGCTGCTCTCTGACGGCGGAAACGAAATTGTTCTTAAGGCGGAAGAAACGCATGAGTCATGTTCGGAGGGTTTATGA
- a CDS encoding AtpZ/AtpI family protein, whose translation MSNEQHNKDSVKGRLMLASLGLTLALTTIVGFFAGYYLDQWLKTSPWLAIICLVLGVLAGFKSAHSTLKKYGN comes from the coding sequence GTGAGTAACGAACAACATAATAAAGACAGCGTCAAGGGCAGATTAATGCTCGCCTCACTCGGGCTGACGCTTGCCTTAACAACTATCGTAGGGTTCTTTGCCGGGTATTATCTGGACCAGTGGCTGAAAACGTCGCCGTGGCTCGCTATAATATGTCTGGTGCTCGGCGTGCTGGCCGGTTTTAAGAGCGCGCACTCGACACTCAAGAAGTATGGCAACTGA
- the atpB gene encoding F0F1 ATP synthase subunit A encodes MEEHGLTFPTIPGLPVHTSFMIYSSVLLIIFSFIVRGSLALVPGKLQNIVEYIIEGFSRLAEDMMGHKGKAYLPLVLTLFLYILVSNSFGLFPTLVPPTANLNTTLALALMVFILTHIVGLKEHGFAYIKHFLGPMPILAPIMFPIEVFGHLARPVSLSMRLFGNIFGHELLVFSILGLMPYAYPLLAFVTVLGVLTVVIQAFIFSLLTMAYLGGAIEEAH; translated from the coding sequence ATGGAAGAACACGGCCTGACATTCCCTACGATACCGGGGCTCCCGGTGCACACGAGCTTCATGATCTACTCAAGCGTGCTGCTCATCATCTTCTCCTTCATAGTAAGGGGCTCTCTTGCTCTCGTACCCGGAAAGCTCCAGAACATAGTCGAGTACATCATCGAGGGCTTCTCGAGGCTTGCAGAGGACATGATGGGGCATAAGGGCAAGGCCTATCTCCCGCTTGTTTTAACGCTCTTCCTTTATATACTCGTATCCAACTCTTTTGGGCTTTTCCCGACACTTGTGCCTCCGACAGCCAACCTGAACACAACGCTCGCGTTGGCGCTCATGGTGTTCATACTGACGCACATCGTAGGGCTAAAGGAGCACGGCTTTGCTTACATAAAGCATTTTCTCGGGCCAATGCCGATACTTGCACCCATAATGTTTCCTATCGAGGTATTCGGACATCTTGCACGGCCCGTATCCCTCTCGATGCGTTTATTCGGAAACATATTTGGCCACGAGCTTCTCGTATTTTCGATACTCGGCCTTATGCCTTATGCGTACCCGCTTCTCGCGTTCGTAACGGTGCTTGGCGTGCTGACAGTCGTTATACAGGCATTCATATTCTCGCTTCTTACGATGGCGTATCTCGGAGGCGCGATAGAAGAAGCGCACTAA
- the atpE gene encoding ATP synthase F0 subunit C: protein MTLKTFYKGITLAIFAAIAILATSQGAWAGEGTAEAAGSSGNSLILAAIFLGAGLAIGLGAIGPGIGQGSAVRGACEGMARNPGMAGKLTTTMFIGLAIMEALAIYALVVALMLLFLFAPKFQ, encoded by the coding sequence ATGACACTGAAGACATTCTACAAAGGCATAACGCTCGCGATATTTGCGGCTATCGCCATACTCGCAACCAGCCAGGGCGCATGGGCAGGCGAAGGAACGGCGGAAGCAGCAGGGTCATCGGGCAACAGCCTGATACTCGCGGCGATATTCCTCGGCGCAGGCCTTGCAATAGGTCTTGGCGCCATCGGGCCTGGCATCGGTCAGGGAAGTGCGGTAAGGGGAGCCTGCGAAGGCATGGCAAGGAACCCGGGCATGGCAGGCAAGCTCACGACCACCATGTTCATCGGTCTCGCCATCATGGAAGCGCTCGCTATCTATGCGCTAGTTGTAGCGCTGATGCTGCTCTTCCTGTTTGCACCGAAGTTCCAGTAA
- a CDS encoding sigma-70 family RNA polymerase sigma factor has translation MGTALPVLNDSLGAYLAEINRYPLLSRDEEYGLAVRLRKHGDIDAAEKLVTANLRFVVKIALEYRDYGVNLKDLIQEGNIGLMHAVKKFDPEKGVRLISYAVWWIRSFIQEHIVKAKGLVSRATRAAKKALFYKNENSEAALPDVSLDAPILSGRTATHLDMLADTSPGQEELMAEGQLNDANTVMATKALAVLNPNERFVIEHRIMAETEKSLQEIGDSLGISRERVRQIEAAAMKKLKKAITKN, from the coding sequence ATGGGCACGGCACTTCCTGTATTAAACGACAGCCTCGGCGCATACCTGGCCGAGATAAACCGCTACCCCCTTCTCTCAAGAGATGAGGAATACGGCCTTGCCGTGCGCCTTCGTAAGCACGGCGACATAGATGCCGCAGAAAAACTCGTCACAGCCAACCTAAGATTCGTCGTAAAGATAGCGCTTGAGTACCGCGACTACGGCGTAAACCTCAAAGACCTTATCCAGGAAGGCAACATCGGCCTCATGCACGCGGTAAAGAAGTTCGACCCTGAAAAGGGGGTGCGCCTCATAAGCTACGCCGTGTGGTGGATACGGTCGTTTATCCAGGAGCACATCGTAAAGGCCAAGGGGCTTGTATCCAGAGCTACAAGGGCCGCCAAGAAGGCGCTCTTCTACAAGAACGAAAATAGCGAGGCCGCGCTCCCGGACGTTTCTCTCGACGCGCCAATCCTTAGCGGCAGAACTGCAACGCACCTTGACATGCTGGCCGATACCTCGCCCGGACAGGAAGAGCTCATGGCCGAAGGCCAGTTAAATGACGCCAACACTGTAATGGCCACAAAGGCCCTTGCCGTGCTAAATCCTAACGAACGCTTTGTCATAGAGCATCGAATAATGGCGGAGACGGAAAAAAGCCTTCAGGAAATCGGCGACTCGCTTGGCATATCGAGAGAGCGCGTAAGGCAGATAGAGGCCGCTGCCATGAAGAAGCTTAAAAAGGCCATTACTAAGAACTAA